The following coding sequences lie in one Mesorhizobium sp. NZP2298 genomic window:
- the xdhA gene encoding xanthine dehydrogenase small subunit yields MAKVTVRNEIRFILNGTDVVLSSVAPDATLLDWLRLDRSLRGTKEGCAEGDCGACTVLVGKLSAGGLVYESVNACIRFLGSLDGTHVVTVEHLRGEPGKLHPVQQAMVDLHGSQCGFCTPGFVMSLYGLWMKSPDPSNAAIEKALQGNLCRCTGYEAIMRAAHAVSSYGKSAKDPLAVERKAITARLEAMHDGARVEIGSGTKRLIVPANVDDFAAVLDKEPGATVVAGSTDVGLWVTKHMRDISPVIFIGNLDGLRTLSEDKGVISIGAGVTYTEAFSALAKRIPALGPLFDRIGGEQVRNMGTIGGNIANGSPIGDTPPPLIALGARLTLRKGKKRRTIPLETFFIAYGKQDRQPGEFVEAVHVPVPAKGTNFAVYKITKRRDEDITAALGAFFLTLAKDGTVADVRIAYGGMAATPKRASFVEQALLGKPWTEETVETAMAEYARDFTPLTDMRASAEYRALAAKNLLLRFFVETTGTRAPFQVSRNEAA; encoded by the coding sequence ATGGCCAAGGTCACCGTTCGAAACGAAATCCGCTTCATCCTGAACGGCACGGATGTCGTGCTGTCGTCGGTTGCACCCGACGCGACCCTGCTCGATTGGTTGCGGCTCGACCGCTCGCTGCGCGGCACCAAGGAAGGCTGTGCCGAGGGCGATTGTGGCGCCTGCACGGTGCTTGTCGGCAAGCTCTCCGCCGGCGGGCTGGTTTATGAAAGCGTCAATGCCTGCATCCGCTTCCTCGGCTCGCTCGACGGCACTCATGTCGTGACGGTCGAGCATCTGCGTGGCGAGCCCGGTAAGCTGCATCCCGTCCAGCAGGCGATGGTCGATCTCCATGGCTCGCAATGCGGCTTTTGCACGCCGGGCTTCGTCATGTCGCTCTATGGCCTGTGGATGAAGTCTCCAGACCCATCGAACGCGGCCATCGAAAAGGCCCTGCAAGGCAATCTTTGCCGCTGCACCGGCTATGAGGCGATCATGCGCGCGGCGCACGCCGTCTCCAGCTACGGCAAGTCGGCAAAAGATCCGCTGGCGGTGGAGCGCAAGGCGATCACGGCGAGGCTGGAAGCCATGCATGACGGCGCCCGTGTCGAGATCGGCTCGGGCACGAAGCGTCTCATCGTGCCGGCCAATGTCGATGACTTCGCCGCCGTGCTGGACAAGGAACCCGGCGCCACGGTCGTTGCCGGCTCCACCGATGTCGGCCTGTGGGTGACCAAGCACATGCGCGACATCTCGCCGGTGATCTTCATCGGCAATCTCGACGGGCTGCGCACCCTCTCCGAGGACAAGGGCGTCATATCGATCGGCGCCGGCGTCACCTACACTGAAGCCTTCTCGGCCCTGGCCAAACGCATCCCGGCGCTCGGGCCGCTGTTCGACCGCATAGGTGGCGAACAGGTGCGCAACATGGGCACCATCGGCGGCAACATCGCCAACGGCTCGCCGATCGGCGATACGCCACCGCCCTTGATCGCGCTTGGCGCGCGGCTGACGCTGCGCAAGGGCAAGAAGCGGCGCACGATCCCGCTGGAAACCTTCTTCATTGCCTATGGCAAGCAGGACCGGCAGCCGGGCGAATTCGTCGAGGCCGTACATGTCCCTGTTCCGGCCAAGGGCACGAACTTTGCCGTCTACAAGATCACCAAGCGCCGCGACGAGGACATCACGGCTGCCCTTGGCGCCTTTTTCCTGACGCTGGCCAAGGACGGTACGGTCGCCGACGTGCGCATCGCCTATGGCGGCATGGCGGCGACGCCAAAACGGGCGTCGTTCGTTGAACAGGCTCTGCTCGGCAAGCCCTGGACCGAAGAGACGGTCGAGACGGCGATGGCCGAATACGCCAGGGATTTCACCCCGCTCACCGACATGCGGGCGTCAGCCGAATACCGGGCTTTGGCCGCGAAAAACCTGTTGTTGCGCTTCTTCGTCGAAACCACCGGCACCAGGGCACCATTCCAGGTGTCACGCAACGAGGCTGCCTGA
- the uraH gene encoding hydroxyisourate hydrolase, translated as MAETSKADGGRLTTHVLDTATGKPAAGLSIALYRLDGSDRTHLKTVATNADGRCDAPLLVGPEFRTGEYELVFAAGDYLRGQGTKLPEPAFLDSVPIRFGMAEAVHYHVPLLISPYGYSTYRGS; from the coding sequence ATGGCTGAAACGTCGAAAGCCGATGGCGGGCGCCTGACGACCCATGTACTGGACACGGCCACCGGCAAGCCGGCGGCCGGACTGTCGATCGCACTCTATCGTCTCGACGGTTCGGACAGGACACATCTGAAGACTGTCGCAACCAATGCCGATGGCCGTTGCGACGCGCCGCTGCTGGTAGGCCCTGAGTTCCGCACCGGCGAATACGAACTGGTGTTCGCGGCTGGCGACTATCTGCGCGGCCAGGGCACAAAGCTGCCCGAGCCCGCTTTCCTGGACAGCGTGCCGATCCGCTTCGGCATGGCGGAGGCGGTGCACTATCATGTACCCTTGCTGATCTCGCCCTATGGCTATTCGACCTACAGAGGAAGCTGA
- the puuE gene encoding allantoinase PuuE — translation MRYERDMRGYGANPPDPKWPGGAHVAVQFVVNYEEGGENCVLHGDKASEAFLSEIVGAAPWVGQRHWNMESIYEYGARAGFWRLLRLFSDEQVPVTCYGVATALARSPDQVTAMQDAGWEIASHGLRWIDYRDHSAADERGDLEAAIKLHYEVTGQRPTGWYTGRTSVNTVRLVAEEGGFDYVSDTYDDELPYWFEHAGGTQLIIPYTLDANDMRFATPQGFNSGDQFFAYLKDSFDTLYAEGKAGRPRMMNIGLHCRLVGRPGRVAALKRFVDYVKSHDKVWLARRIDIARHWQENHPYKPAALRPSKMEFETFVHTFGGVFEHSPWIAERAYELELGPAHDTAGGLHNALCRVFRAASETERLGVLNAHPDLAGKLAKAKRLTAESTREQASAGLDALTDKERELFSKLNAAYVTTFGFPFIIAVKGKTKEEILAEFEARIGNSRGVEFETACKQVERIALLRLKDMLPQ, via the coding sequence ATGCGTTACGAAAGAGACATGCGCGGCTATGGAGCCAATCCGCCGGATCCGAAATGGCCTGGCGGTGCGCATGTCGCAGTACAGTTCGTGGTCAATTACGAAGAGGGCGGCGAGAACTGCGTTCTGCACGGAGACAAGGCGTCGGAAGCTTTCCTGTCGGAAATCGTCGGCGCCGCACCCTGGGTGGGCCAACGCCACTGGAACATGGAATCGATCTACGAATATGGCGCGCGGGCCGGCTTCTGGCGGCTGCTTCGCCTGTTCAGCGATGAGCAAGTGCCTGTAACCTGCTACGGCGTCGCCACCGCGCTGGCACGCTCGCCCGACCAGGTCACGGCCATGCAGGACGCCGGCTGGGAGATTGCTTCGCACGGGCTGAGATGGATCGATTACCGCGACCACAGCGCCGCGGACGAGCGCGGCGATCTCGAAGCGGCGATCAAGCTGCATTACGAGGTGACGGGCCAGCGCCCGACCGGCTGGTATACGGGCCGCACCTCGGTCAACACGGTGCGGCTGGTCGCCGAGGAGGGCGGCTTCGATTATGTTTCCGACACCTATGATGACGAACTGCCTTACTGGTTCGAGCATGCAGGCGGCACGCAGCTCATCATCCCCTATACGCTCGACGCCAACGACATGCGCTTCGCCACGCCGCAGGGCTTCAATTCGGGCGACCAGTTCTTCGCCTATCTCAAGGACAGTTTCGACACGCTCTATGCCGAAGGCAAGGCAGGACGGCCGCGCATGATGAATATCGGCCTGCATTGCCGGCTCGTCGGGCGTCCTGGCCGGGTGGCGGCGCTGAAGCGCTTCGTCGACTATGTGAAGTCGCACGACAAGGTCTGGCTGGCACGGCGCATCGACATCGCCCGCCACTGGCAAGAGAACCATCCCTACAAGCCGGCGGCGCTCAGACCGTCGAAGATGGAATTCGAGACATTCGTCCACACGTTCGGCGGCGTGTTCGAGCATTCGCCGTGGATTGCCGAACGTGCCTATGAACTGGAACTGGGTCCGGCGCACGACACGGCAGGGGGTCTGCACAATGCGCTTTGCCGCGTCTTCCGTGCCGCCAGCGAAACCGAGCGGCTCGGTGTGCTCAACGCCCACCCAGACCTTGCCGGCAAGCTGGCCAAGGCCAAGCGGCTGACGGCGGAATCGACCCGGGAACAAGCCTCGGCCGGCCTCGACGCACTGACGGACAAGGAACGCGAGCTGTTCTCCAAGCTCAATGCCGCCTACGTCACCACCTTCGGCTTCCCCTTCATCATCGCGGTGAAGGGCAAGACCAAGGAGGAAATCCTGGCGGAATTCGAGGCGCGCATCGGCAACAGCCGCGGCGTCGAATTCGAAACCGCCTGCAAACAAGTCGAGCGCATCGCGCTGCTCCGCCTCAAAGACATGCTACCGCAATAG
- a CDS encoding bifunctional allantoicase/(S)-ureidoglycine aminohydrolase, which translates to MDTIRMPERTYYAPHGGHSGQTELLTGRAVFTEAYAVIPRGVMQDIVTSALPFWDKTRVWILSRPLSGFAETFSQYIVEVAPGGGSERPEPDAGAEGALFVVEGELTVMLAGKKHVLRPGGFAFLPPSSGWTVRNESTAAVRFHWIRKAYEAVDGLDTPEAFFTNEQDIAPSPMPGTEGRWATTRFVDPADLRHDMHMTIVTLEPGAVIPFAETHVMEHGLYVLEGKAVYRLNQDWVEVEAGDYMWLRAFCPQACYAGGPGKFRYLLYKDVNRHAKLGGAGIGGRSR; encoded by the coding sequence ATGGATACGATCAGGATGCCCGAGCGAACCTATTATGCGCCGCATGGCGGCCATTCCGGCCAAACCGAGTTGCTGACCGGCCGAGCCGTCTTCACCGAGGCCTATGCCGTCATCCCCAGGGGCGTGATGCAGGATATCGTCACCAGCGCCTTGCCGTTCTGGGACAAGACCCGCGTCTGGATCCTGTCGCGACCGCTGTCCGGCTTCGCCGAGACGTTTTCGCAATACATCGTCGAGGTCGCGCCCGGCGGCGGCAGCGAGCGGCCGGAGCCCGATGCCGGCGCCGAGGGCGCCCTGTTCGTGGTCGAAGGCGAATTGACGGTCATGCTTGCTGGCAAGAAGCATGTCTTGCGACCGGGCGGCTTTGCCTTCCTGCCGCCGTCCAGCGGCTGGACAGTGCGCAACGAAAGCACGGCTGCTGTCCGATTCCACTGGATTCGCAAGGCTTACGAAGCGGTCGACGGTCTCGATACGCCTGAAGCCTTCTTCACCAACGAGCAGGATATCGCGCCTTCGCCGATGCCTGGCACCGAAGGCCGCTGGGCCACGACACGCTTCGTCGATCCGGCCGATTTGCGCCACGACATGCACATGACCATCGTCACGCTCGAGCCCGGCGCCGTCATTCCTTTCGCCGAAACGCATGTGATGGAGCACGGGCTCTATGTGCTGGAAGGCAAGGCGGTCTATCGCCTCAACCAGGACTGGGTCGAGGTCGAGGCCGGCGACTATATGTGGCTGCGCGCCTTCTGCCCGCAGGCCTGCTATGCCGGCGGCCCCGGCAAATTCCGCTATCTGCTCTACAAGGACGTCAACCGGCACGCCAAGCTCGGCGGGGCTGGCATCGGCGGTCGCTCGCGGTGA
- a CDS encoding ureidoglycolate lyase, which produces MAHIVARPLTREAFAPFGDVIDMGGDNHYPINGGKAERYHDLATAEAAGPNARVLISMVRGTPYEMPLKLTMVERHPFGSQAFIPLSPRPFLVVVCHDGKEGPGEPHAFITAPGQGINYSRNLWHGVLTPLGEAQDFLIVDRGGDGSNLEEFHFSHAYEIHLP; this is translated from the coding sequence TTGGCTCATATCGTCGCGCGGCCGCTGACCCGTGAGGCCTTTGCCCCCTTCGGCGATGTGATCGACATGGGCGGGGACAACCACTACCCGATCAATGGCGGCAAGGCCGAGCGCTACCATGACCTGGCGACCGCCGAGGCGGCGGGACCGAACGCGCGCGTGCTGATCTCCATGGTGCGCGGCACGCCTTACGAGATGCCGCTGAAGCTCACCATGGTCGAGCGTCACCCTTTCGGCAGCCAGGCCTTCATTCCGCTGTCGCCGCGCCCGTTCCTGGTCGTCGTCTGCCATGACGGCAAGGAGGGGCCGGGCGAACCGCATGCCTTCATCACCGCGCCGGGACAAGGCATCAATTATTCCCGCAACCTCTGGCACGGCGTGCTGACGCCACTCGGCGAAGCTCAGGATTTCCTGATCGTCGACCGTGGCGGCGACGGCTCCAACCTCGAAGAATTCCATTTCTCGCACGCCTACGAGATCCATCTCCCTTGA
- a CDS encoding nucleoside deaminase has translation MQQETVMTDISLIDRLLDVIEHDIVPKTAEGVAHGNKLFGAAILRKDDRSLVLAETNNEIENPLWHGEVHCLKRFYEMPRAERVDPKDALFIATHEPCSLCLSAITWTGFDNFYYLFSHEDSRDSFAIPHDLKILKEVFTLDPGGYNAENAYWKSFSIRRMVRALPEAERQRLETRIGAISARYDELSEVYQASKTENDIPLN, from the coding sequence ATGCAGCAGGAGACCGTCATGACCGACATTTCACTGATCGACCGCCTGCTCGACGTCATCGAGCACGACATCGTGCCGAAGACGGCGGAAGGTGTCGCCCACGGCAACAAGCTGTTCGGTGCGGCGATCCTGCGCAAGGACGACCGTTCGCTGGTGCTGGCGGAGACCAACAACGAGATCGAAAACCCGCTCTGGCATGGCGAGGTGCATTGCCTGAAGCGTTTTTACGAAATGCCCAGGGCTGAGCGTGTCGACCCCAAGGACGCGCTGTTCATCGCCACGCATGAACCCTGCTCGCTCTGCCTGTCGGCGATCACCTGGACCGGCTTCGACAATTTCTACTACCTCTTCAGCCACGAGGATTCGCGCGACAGTTTCGCCATCCCGCATGATCTGAAGATCTTGAAAGAGGTCTTCACCCTCGACCCCGGCGGCTACAATGCCGAGAACGCCTACTGGAAGAGCTTCTCCATCCGCAGGATGGTGAGGGCGCTGCCTGAGGCCGAACGCCAACGGCTGGAGACGCGCATCGGCGCGATCTCGGCACGCTATGACGAGCTGTCCGAAGTGTACCAAGCGAGCAAGACCGAGAACGACATTCCGCTAAATTGA
- a CDS encoding CocE/NonD family hydrolase yields MKTITEFPRKVVEFPDMGIVMPDGCRLSARVWMPEDAGDDPVPVILEHLPYRKRDGTIFRDQLTHPYFAGHGYASIRVDMRGNGDSEGLMDDEYSEQELQDACDVIAWAAAQPWCNGNVGMMGISWGGFNCLQVAAKQPPALKAVISLCSTVDRYADDIHYKGGCLLIENFGWASTMLSYSSRPPDPLIAGDNRWRDLWLTRLENQSFLAPLWLKHQHRDAYWKRGSICEDFSAIHAAVLSIGGWHDGYRNTISHLVTNIEAPVKGIVGPWIHKYPHYAGPQPAIGFLQEALRWWDHWLKGAETGVENDPAYRAYVMDSVRPARWHPERPGRWVAETEWPSPTIKIQTIDLLPKGSQPAIVASPQNCGLAGGEYFPFTFGPELPGDQRPDDALSVFFDQPLLTEAIDIVGAPEVEVTFSSDRPQANIAIRLCDVHPDGASELISYGVLNLTHRASHEFPQALVPGQAVSARVVLDQCAYRVPAGHRLRIAVSNAYWPVIWPSPQPVQLALSAATLALPLRPPATGDETTFAEPEGAAPWATETVRPANSERHVDRDEKTGIVTLSISDDFGEVRDLDHGLVNGSIARETWAIHPDDPLSASGKTHWTQTLSRNEWSVRTETWAEMRSDAENFIVSARIEAYEGEKIVFERNFEEKIPRALV; encoded by the coding sequence ATGAAAACCATCACCGAATTCCCCCGCAAAGTCGTCGAATTTCCTGATATGGGCATTGTCATGCCGGATGGGTGCCGGCTGTCCGCGCGGGTGTGGATGCCGGAAGATGCCGGCGACGATCCGGTGCCTGTCATCCTCGAGCATCTGCCCTACCGCAAGCGCGACGGCACCATCTTTCGCGATCAGCTGACGCATCCCTATTTTGCCGGCCACGGCTACGCTTCGATCCGCGTCGACATGCGCGGCAATGGCGATTCCGAAGGGCTGATGGACGACGAGTATTCCGAGCAGGAATTGCAGGACGCCTGCGACGTCATCGCCTGGGCGGCGGCCCAGCCCTGGTGCAACGGCAATGTCGGCATGATGGGCATCTCCTGGGGCGGCTTCAACTGCCTGCAGGTGGCGGCCAAGCAGCCGCCTGCGCTGAAGGCGGTGATCAGCCTGTGTTCGACCGTCGACCGCTATGCCGACGACATCCACTACAAGGGTGGTTGCCTGCTGATCGAGAATTTCGGCTGGGCCTCGACGATGTTGTCCTATTCGTCGCGGCCGCCGGATCCGCTGATTGCCGGCGACAACAGATGGCGGGACCTGTGGCTGACCCGGCTGGAGAACCAGTCGTTCCTTGCACCGCTGTGGCTGAAGCACCAGCACCGCGACGCCTACTGGAAACGCGGTTCGATCTGCGAGGATTTTTCCGCCATTCATGCCGCCGTGCTGTCGATCGGCGGCTGGCATGACGGCTACCGCAACACGATCTCGCACCTCGTGACCAACATCGAGGCGCCGGTAAAGGGCATCGTCGGTCCGTGGATCCACAAGTATCCGCATTATGCCGGCCCCCAGCCGGCCATCGGCTTTCTGCAGGAGGCCCTGCGCTGGTGGGACCATTGGCTGAAGGGCGCCGAAACCGGCGTCGAGAACGATCCGGCCTACCGCGCCTATGTGATGGACAGCGTGCGCCCGGCACGTTGGCACCCGGAGCGGCCAGGCCGCTGGGTGGCCGAGACAGAATGGCCCTCGCCCACCATCAAGATCCAGACGATCGATCTGCTCCCCAAGGGGAGCCAACCTGCCATCGTCGCCTCGCCGCAGAATTGCGGCCTCGCCGGCGGCGAATATTTTCCATTCACCTTCGGACCGGAATTGCCGGGCGACCAGCGCCCCGACGATGCGCTGTCGGTCTTTTTTGATCAGCCGCTGCTCACCGAGGCGATCGACATCGTCGGCGCGCCGGAAGTTGAGGTCACGTTCTCTTCCGACCGCCCACAGGCCAACATCGCGATCCGGCTGTGCGACGTGCATCCCGACGGCGCTTCGGAGCTGATCTCCTACGGCGTGCTCAACCTGACGCACCGTGCGTCGCACGAATTCCCGCAGGCGCTGGTGCCGGGCCAAGCCGTGTCGGCGCGCGTCGTGCTCGATCAATGCGCCTATCGCGTGCCGGCGGGCCACCGGCTGCGCATCGCGGTATCGAACGCCTACTGGCCTGTCATCTGGCCCTCACCGCAGCCGGTGCAACTCGCCTTGTCGGCAGCGACGCTGGCCCTGCCGCTGCGCCCGCCGGCGACAGGCGACGAAACGACGTTCGCCGAGCCGGAAGGTGCTGCGCCCTGGGCCACGGAAACGGTCCGGCCCGCCAATTCCGAACGCCATGTCGATCGCGACGAAAAGACGGGGATCGTCACGCTTTCCATATCTGATGATTTTGGCGAGGTGCGCGATCTCGATCATGGCCTGGTCAACGGCAGCATCGCCCGCGAGACCTGGGCGATCCATCCCGACGATC